A part of Palaemon carinicauda isolate YSFRI2023 chromosome 8, ASM3689809v2, whole genome shotgun sequence genomic DNA contains:
- the LOC137645746 gene encoding uncharacterized protein isoform X3, with the protein MLEMCCLIDDPDCPKAGKHRELEKEEIKKSEDAVQRTIAAIRSFTNPFSLADKDHLYSLASGAPASEVELDVLRAKKAGKEAKEAFIQERFVNGSFEKLFFEPIKRLKLKTMDASNKTVKVNASHGKIIQYRQQSDLAFMLLVKSQNLDEPLDLDELMRYSLTPVPLSLGTADGFFNKTNKAALLHFFTDDSHEDIPYPKGALHIQNGNALFHALTNISPTFREICLQVLDQMVAKKDFIFSTDSYHADFIKAQERLRRGSSQGYLIQGPATRKPSDFKLFLANEHNKTQLCELLFKVWSSNVAASRMEHCGTALVVVNGKAYQLQSSDGDVAAQEVHELTSNQEETDTRIVLYLKYAAKLGYKSAVVRTPDTDIFVILLFHANTIGLTIFLDIGTGKHRQMVNISQTAESMGADKCKMVLGLYVFTGEDVTSSFKGKGKIGPLKKLQRHPIHHEAFRKLGDEWSVEPEMIDDIEAFTCLMYGYSRQKSIDTVRGIMLRKMIRED; encoded by the exons ATGCTAGAGATGTGCTGTCTCATTGATGACCCTGACTGCCCAAAGGCTGGAAAGCACCGTGAGTTAGAGAAAGAAGAAATCAAGAAGTCTGAAGATGCAGTACAACGTACCATTGCTGCTATTCGTAGCTTTACCAATCCGTTCTCATTGGCTGACAAAGACCATCTCTACAGCTTGGCCTCTGGTGCTCCTGCTTCTGAGGTAGAACTTGATGTACTACGTGCTAAGAAAGCTGGCAAAGAGGCCAAGGAAGCATTCATCCAAGAACGGTTTGTGAATGGTTCTTTTGAGAAACTTTTCTTTGAACCTATCAAGAGGCTCAAGTTGAAAACGATGGATGCTTCGAACAAAACAGTCAAGGTTAATGCCTCACATGGAAAG ATTATTCAATACCGACAGCAGAGTGACCTTGCCTTCATGCTGCTGGTCAAATCCCAGAACCTGGATGAGCCACTAGACCTTGATGAACTGATGAGATATTCACTCACCCCTGTACCACTTAGCCTGGGTACTGCTGATGGTTTCTTCAataagaccaacaaagctgcactTCTGCATTTCTTCACAGACGATAGTCACGAGGATATTCCTTATCCGAAGGGTGCCCTGCACATCCAAAATGGCAACGCCCTTTTCCATGCCCTGACAAATATATCACCTACGTTTAGAGAAATATGTCTGCAAGTCTTAGATCAGATGGTGGCCAAGAAAGATTTTATCTTCTCAACTGATTCTTACCATGCTGATTTTATCAAGGCTCAGGAGAGATTACGCCGAGGATCTTCTCAGGGTTATCTGATACAAGGGCCAGCGACAAGAAAACCAAGTGACTTCAAGCTATTCCTGGCAAATGAACACAATAAAACACAGCTCTGTGAATTACTATTCAAGGTTTGGAGCAGCAATGTAGCAGCATCTCGCATGGAACACTGTGGCACAGCACTGGTGGTTGTGAACGGCAAAGCATACCAGTTACAATCATCTGATGGTGAT GTTGCAGCACAAGAGGTTCACGAGCTTACGTCTAATCAGGAGGAAACAGACACAAGGATTGTGCTGTACCtgaagtatgcagcaaaactgggttACAAGTCAGCTGTAGTCAGGACGCCAGACACTGATATCTTTGTCATTCTCCTGTTTCATGCTAACACCATAGGTCTTACCATCTTTCTTGACATCGGAACTGGTAAACATCGTCAAATGGTCAACATAAGTCAAACGGCAGAATCCATGGGTGCTGATAAATGTAAAATGGTCCTTGGCCTGTACGTGTTCACCGGGGAGGACGTTACAAGTTCCTTCAAGGGAAAGGGCAAGATTGGACCCCTTAAGAAGTTACAACGTCATCCAATTCATCATGAAGCTTTCAG aaaacttggggatgaatggtcggtagagccagaaatgattgatgatatcgaggcattcacatgtctgatgtatggctactccagacagaaatctattgacactgtacgcggaatcatgttaaggaagatgATTAGGGAAGATTAG